A single genomic interval of Ramlibacter pinisoli harbors:
- a CDS encoding Bug family tripartite tricarboxylate transporter substrate binding protein: MPHALLPLRRFGAAVLLGAAAVAAHADWPERPIQMVLSFPPGGATDILARAVGQKMGEALRQPVVIENRPGAGGNIGLLTAAKAPADGYTVYMAAVTNAAIAAAAYPPQQAHLLKDFVPVGGVGIVPHMLVVPASLPAQDVPQLVALLKAAPGKHNFASQGPGTLSHLESEVFKAAAGVDITHIPYKGSSQALPDLMSGSSSLMFDSIPASMPHVKAGKLRVLAVASSRRMAMLPDVPTVAESGLRGFSADNVFGVVAPKGTPPQVLATLQRAVRAAVEAPELRQRLQDQGVELRFSAPDEFGKTIEQEFRTWGQVVERAKVRLE; this comes from the coding sequence ATGCCCCACGCCCTCCTCCCGCTGCGCCGTTTCGGTGCCGCCGTCCTGCTCGGTGCCGCCGCGGTCGCCGCCCATGCCGACTGGCCCGAGCGGCCGATCCAGATGGTGCTGTCGTTCCCGCCCGGCGGCGCCACGGACATCCTGGCGCGCGCCGTGGGGCAGAAGATGGGCGAGGCGCTGCGGCAACCGGTGGTGATCGAGAACCGCCCGGGGGCCGGCGGCAACATCGGCCTGCTCACCGCCGCCAAGGCGCCGGCCGACGGCTACACGGTGTACATGGCGGCGGTCACCAATGCCGCGATCGCGGCGGCCGCCTATCCGCCGCAGCAGGCCCACCTGCTGAAGGACTTCGTGCCGGTGGGCGGCGTCGGCATCGTGCCGCACATGCTGGTGGTGCCCGCCTCGCTGCCGGCGCAGGACGTCCCCCAGCTCGTCGCCCTTCTGAAGGCCGCGCCGGGCAAGCACAACTTCGCCTCGCAGGGACCGGGCACGCTGTCGCACCTGGAGTCCGAGGTGTTCAAGGCGGCCGCCGGCGTGGACATCACGCACATCCCCTACAAGGGCAGCTCGCAGGCCCTGCCCGACCTGATGTCGGGCAGCTCCAGCCTGATGTTCGACAGCATCCCGGCGTCGATGCCGCACGTGAAGGCCGGCAAGCTGCGGGTGCTGGCGGTGGCCTCCAGCCGGCGCATGGCCATGCTGCCCGACGTGCCCACCGTGGCCGAGAGCGGCCTGCGCGGGTTCTCCGCCGACAATGTCTTCGGCGTGGTGGCGCCCAAGGGCACGCCGCCGCAGGTCCTGGCCACGCTGCAGCGCGCCGTGCGCGCGGCGGTCGAGGCGCCCGAGCTGCGCCAGCGGCTGCAGGACCAGGGCGTCGAACTGCGCTTTTCCGCCCCCGACGAGTTCGGCAAGACCATCGAGCAGGAATTCCGCACCTGGGGCCAGGTGGTCGAGCGGGCCAAGGTCCGGCTCGAGTGA
- a CDS encoding ABC transporter substrate-binding protein, giving the protein MPTKLSRRLACLAAALLLAGCAAGPDPTAAARAELGGKPLRAAINFGNPILANRGPAGEPTGVSVDLAREAARRMGVPVELVTFTSAGQVVEALKARQVDLAFVAIDPVRGADTDYTPPYVIIEGAYLVREASPLRANEQVDRAGTRIAVGRGSAYDLYLTREIKAATLVRAPTSPAVTDLFLAQNLDVAAGVKQQLEADAKRVGGVRLLPGRFMVIEQAMGVPKGRTAMQAWLTGFIEEMKATGFVADALRRHRIEGAAVAPAARR; this is encoded by the coding sequence ATGCCAACCAAGCTTTCCCGTCGCCTCGCCTGCCTCGCGGCGGCCTTGTTGCTCGCCGGCTGCGCCGCCGGACCGGATCCGACCGCCGCCGCCCGCGCCGAACTCGGGGGCAAGCCGCTGCGGGCCGCCATCAACTTCGGCAATCCCATCCTCGCCAACCGCGGACCGGCCGGCGAGCCCACCGGGGTCTCGGTCGACCTCGCGCGGGAAGCGGCCCGCCGCATGGGGGTGCCGGTCGAACTGGTCACGTTCACCTCGGCCGGCCAGGTGGTGGAGGCCCTCAAGGCACGCCAGGTCGACCTGGCGTTCGTGGCCATCGACCCGGTGCGCGGCGCCGACACCGACTACACGCCGCCGTACGTGATCATCGAAGGGGCCTACCTGGTGCGCGAAGCATCCCCGCTGCGCGCCAACGAGCAGGTCGACCGCGCCGGCACCCGCATCGCGGTGGGCCGCGGCAGCGCCTACGACCTCTACCTGACGCGCGAGATCAAGGCCGCCACGCTGGTGCGCGCGCCGACGTCGCCGGCCGTCACCGACCTGTTCCTGGCCCAGAACCTCGACGTCGCGGCCGGCGTGAAGCAGCAGCTCGAGGCCGACGCCAAGCGTGTCGGCGGCGTGCGCCTGCTGCCGGGCCGCTTCATGGTGATCGAGCAGGCCATGGGCGTGCCCAAGGGGCGCACCGCGATGCAGGCCTGGCTGACCGGCTTCATCGAGGAGATGAAGGCGACCGGCTTCGTCGCCGACGCGCTGCGTCGCCATCGCATCGAAGGCGCCGCCGTGGCGCCCGCGGCGCGCCGCTAG
- a CDS encoding DUF1624 domain-containing protein encodes MPRARFDRLDALRGVAIVWMTAFHFCFDLNHFGWIRQDFNNSPLWTRQRTAIVTLFLFCAGLSQAVAWAQGQRWPRFWRRWAQVAGCAVLVSIGSWWMFPASWIYFGVLHGIALMLVVVRLTAGWGRWLWLAGAIALLLPHLAQALHATMPSLEPFNRPPLNILGLIGRRPNTEDYVPVFPWLGVLWWGMAAGQWLLERRPEALAGRLPAGGGALSWLGRWSLSWYMLHQPVLIGLLTVLTPLLRK; translated from the coding sequence ATGCCCAGAGCCCGCTTCGATCGCCTGGACGCGCTGCGCGGCGTCGCCATCGTCTGGATGACGGCGTTCCATTTCTGCTTCGACCTCAACCACTTCGGCTGGATCCGGCAGGACTTCAACAACTCCCCGCTGTGGACCCGGCAGCGCACGGCGATCGTGACCCTGTTCCTGTTCTGCGCCGGCCTGTCGCAGGCGGTCGCCTGGGCCCAGGGGCAACGCTGGCCGCGCTTCTGGCGGCGCTGGGCGCAGGTCGCCGGTTGCGCGGTACTGGTGTCGATCGGCTCCTGGTGGATGTTCCCGGCCAGCTGGATCTACTTCGGCGTGCTGCACGGCATCGCGCTGATGCTGGTGGTGGTGCGGCTGACCGCCGGCTGGGGACGCTGGCTCTGGCTCGCCGGTGCCATCGCACTGCTGCTGCCGCACCTGGCGCAGGCCCTGCATGCAACCATGCCCTCGCTGGAGCCGTTCAACCGCCCGCCGCTGAACATCCTCGGCCTGATCGGCCGTCGTCCGAACACCGAGGACTACGTCCCCGTCTTCCCATGGCTGGGCGTGTTGTGGTGGGGCATGGCGGCCGGGCAGTGGCTGCTCGAGCGGCGTCCCGAGGCCCTGGCCGGGCGGCTGCCGGCGGGTGGCGGCGCGCTGTCCTGGCTGGGCCGCTGGAGCCTCAGCTGGTACATGCTGCACCAGCCGGTGCTGATCGGCCTGCTGACGGTGCTGACGCCGCTGCTGCGGAAGTAG
- a CDS encoding peptidylprolyl isomerase, protein MKQHLIAALAAATLCAALPAAAQNVAIVNGKAVPKARMDALAAQITKSGRPITPDVNEQLKEEVVVREVLMQEAQKRGLDGSDDFRSQMELARQTLLIRELYADFQKKNPVTDEDIKSEYDKFVSANGGKEYKARHILVEKEDQAKAIIASLKKGQKFEDIAKKQSKDPGSGANGGDLDWANAASYVPEFSQAMIKLQKGQTTQEPVKSQFGYHIIRLDDVREAQMPKMEEIKPQIAQQLQQQKLAKFQQDLRASAKIE, encoded by the coding sequence ATGAAACAACACCTGATCGCGGCCCTCGCCGCCGCCACCCTGTGCGCCGCCCTGCCCGCCGCCGCGCAGAACGTCGCCATCGTCAACGGCAAGGCAGTGCCCAAGGCCCGCATGGACGCGCTGGCCGCTCAGATCACCAAATCGGGGCGCCCGATCACGCCCGACGTCAACGAGCAGCTGAAGGAAGAGGTGGTCGTGCGCGAAGTCCTGATGCAGGAAGCGCAGAAGCGCGGCCTCGACGGCAGCGACGACTTCCGCTCGCAGATGGAACTGGCCCGCCAGACGCTCCTGATCCGCGAGCTGTACGCCGACTTCCAGAAGAAGAACCCCGTGACCGACGAGGACATCAAGTCCGAGTACGACAAGTTCGTGTCGGCCAACGGCGGCAAGGAATACAAGGCGCGCCACATCCTGGTCGAGAAGGAAGACCAGGCCAAGGCCATCATCGCCAGCCTCAAGAAGGGCCAGAAGTTCGAGGACATCGCCAAGAAGCAGTCCAAGGATCCCGGATCGGGTGCCAACGGTGGCGACCTCGACTGGGCCAATGCGGCCAGCTACGTGCCCGAGTTCTCGCAGGCCATGATCAAGCTGCAGAAGGGCCAGACCACCCAGGAGCCGGTGAAGTCGCAGTTCGGCTACCACATCATCCGCCTGGACGACGTGCGCGAGGCGCAGATGCCCAAGATGGAAGAGATCAAGCCGCAGATCGCCCAGCAGCTGCAGCAGCAGAAGCTCGCCAAGTTCCAGCAGGACCTGCGCGCCAGCGCGAAGATCGAGTGA
- a CDS encoding BolA family protein, whose amino-acid sequence MSGTGITATALEARLRERLAPSRLEVVDESAAHLGHAGSDGTGSGTHFRVRIDSPLFAGRPRVARHRLVYDALSEYIDAGLHALAIETV is encoded by the coding sequence ATGAGCGGCACCGGCATCACCGCCACCGCCCTCGAGGCCAGGCTGCGCGAGCGCCTGGCTCCCAGCCGCCTGGAAGTGGTGGACGAGAGCGCTGCCCACCTGGGCCACGCGGGGTCGGACGGCACCGGTTCCGGCACCCATTTCCGCGTGCGCATCGACTCACCCCTGTTCGCCGGCCGCCCGAGGGTGGCCCGACACCGCCTTGTGTATGATGCGTTGAGCGAGTACATCGACGCCGGCCTGCACGCGCTGGCCATCGAGACCGTCTGA
- a CDS encoding inner membrane-spanning protein YciB, whose product MNAFIDFLPGVVFLAALLLFDIYTATALTMGATVLQIALLLVLRKKITAVHWFTLGVVLVFGTATLVLHDATFIKWKPTVINWIMATALLVGPPLLGKNFIRLLLQEHVKAPDVAWARANLAWAALFVVLGAANLVVAFNFSEKTWGVFKVFGMPAVIAVFSVVLMLYLGRFSPPEVEAEVSKR is encoded by the coding sequence ATGAACGCCTTCATCGATTTCCTGCCGGGCGTGGTGTTCCTGGCGGCACTGCTGCTGTTCGACATCTACACCGCCACCGCCCTGACCATGGGCGCAACCGTGCTGCAGATCGCCCTGCTGCTGGTGCTGCGCAAGAAGATCACCGCCGTGCACTGGTTCACCCTGGGCGTGGTGCTGGTGTTCGGCACTGCCACGCTGGTGCTGCACGACGCCACCTTCATCAAGTGGAAGCCCACGGTGATCAACTGGATCATGGCCACGGCGCTGCTCGTCGGCCCGCCCCTGCTGGGCAAGAACTTCATCCGCCTGCTGCTGCAGGAGCACGTGAAAGCGCCCGACGTCGCCTGGGCCCGCGCCAACCTGGCCTGGGCCGCCCTGTTCGTCGTGCTCGGCGCGGCGAACCTGGTGGTGGCGTTCAACTTCTCCGAGAAGACCTGGGGCGTGTTCAAGGTGTTCGGCATGCCGGCCGTCATCGCGGTCTTCTCGGTCGTGCTGATGCTGTACCTCGGCCGCTTCAGCCCGCCCGAGGTCGAAGCCGAGGTGTCCAAGCGATGA
- the msrB gene encoding peptide-methionine (R)-S-oxide reductase MsrB — translation MTYPIQKSDAEWKALLASKGAERGAYEVTRHAATERPFTGKYETVWADGSYHCICCGNKLFDSATKFDAGCGWPSFSQAVPGSIREIRDTSHGMVRVETVCAQCGAHLGHVFPDGPTETRLRYCMNSASLDFQNQE, via the coding sequence ATGACCTACCCCATCCAGAAATCCGATGCCGAGTGGAAGGCCCTGCTCGCCTCCAAGGGCGCCGAGCGCGGCGCCTACGAGGTGACGCGCCACGCCGCCACCGAGCGGCCCTTCACGGGCAAGTACGAGACCGTCTGGGCCGACGGCAGCTACCACTGCATCTGCTGCGGTAACAAGCTGTTCGATTCGGCCACCAAGTTCGACGCCGGTTGCGGCTGGCCCAGCTTCTCGCAGGCGGTGCCCGGCAGCATCCGGGAGATCCGCGACACCAGCCACGGCATGGTGCGGGTGGAGACGGTGTGCGCCCAGTGCGGGGCCCACCTGGGGCACGTGTTTCCGGACGGCCCGACGGAGACCCGCCTGCGCTACTGCATGAACTCGGCCTCGCTGGACTTCCAGAACCAGGAATGA
- a CDS encoding response regulator, with translation MANLYEHYRAYHAYGPPRLKYMGILGALTFSTFYFLRFTRPNPQPLDDIELRLGVLAAMVALGLQNYWPARWKRWYIPFSYAAMLYSLPFFTVYTGLERGGGVPAVSNGFIALCFLTLLTDWRNTFVMLIGGGGAALLLFQLGHPDAPIPPDLVAQLPAYVVIAIGANLFKFSTEQIETERKLRATQALAGSIAHELRYPLARIRNSLEGMQRVLPAPGAGGQLAPVAPADVEALYRHLAQGEQAIDRGLQVISMTLDEVSARPIDETGFSFLSAAEVVHKAVDEYSYDSEEARGRVRVQVHDDFQFRGDETAFLFVLFNLIKNALYYLGPYPGIRVDITVGGHLVRVRDNGPGMAPDVLAGLFEPFRTVGKSGGTGLGLSYCQRVMKAFGGEVRCDSVLGQFTEFSMSFPAIGENDREIYRAAVLEKARAALAGKRLLLVEDDAAQRMTTRHKLRPLDMVVDEAPDGQRALELMARHAYDLVLLDLHMPVLDGYQVALRVRQGQVPANRYVRIVAHTSEPAHMARVKTQRAGMDGFIGKPCAQLPLVQALQRALDDRRAGLPAALPLEARRVLLADDSAYNRRTVAAYLREAGATVHEVDHGMGVLEELDGDGSFDFVLMDLNMPGLDGLAAARTIRASGKPWASVPIVALTAHSDTSTLDAARQAGMDGFLTKPVEAAQLLDAIAQLLAGANPVHRPAAPAHPAPEAEGPLLNVARLDSYRRLGLLDELLADYLPEIRRLLDVLGQAVQDRELPRAQDALHSLLGMSGEAGALALYQRVRRIYVPVLEERRWPDVPDWLAQLRALAARTEDALREYGASAAPID, from the coding sequence TTGGCGAACCTGTACGAGCACTACCGGGCGTATCACGCGTACGGCCCGCCGCGCCTGAAGTACATGGGCATCCTGGGCGCGCTGACGTTCTCCACCTTCTATTTCCTGCGCTTCACCCGGCCCAACCCGCAGCCGCTGGACGACATCGAGCTGCGGCTGGGCGTGCTGGCTGCCATGGTCGCGCTGGGCCTGCAGAACTACTGGCCGGCGCGCTGGAAGCGCTGGTACATCCCGTTCTCCTATGCGGCCATGCTCTACAGCCTGCCGTTCTTCACCGTCTACACGGGCCTGGAGCGCGGCGGCGGGGTACCCGCGGTCTCCAACGGCTTCATCGCTTTGTGCTTCCTGACGCTGCTGACCGACTGGCGCAACACGTTCGTGATGCTGATCGGCGGCGGCGGCGCGGCCCTGCTGCTGTTCCAGCTGGGCCATCCGGACGCCCCGATCCCGCCCGACCTGGTGGCCCAGCTGCCGGCCTACGTGGTGATCGCGATCGGCGCCAACCTGTTCAAGTTCTCCACCGAGCAGATCGAGACCGAGCGCAAGCTGCGCGCGACCCAGGCCCTGGCCGGGTCCATCGCGCACGAGCTGCGCTACCCGCTGGCGCGCATCCGCAACAGCCTGGAGGGCATGCAGCGGGTGCTGCCGGCCCCGGGCGCGGGCGGCCAGCTGGCGCCGGTGGCGCCGGCCGACGTCGAGGCGCTGTACCGCCACCTGGCGCAGGGCGAGCAGGCCATCGACCGCGGCCTGCAGGTGATCTCGATGACGCTCGACGAGGTGAGCGCCCGGCCGATCGACGAGACCGGCTTCTCGTTCCTGTCGGCCGCCGAGGTGGTGCACAAGGCGGTCGACGAGTACAGCTACGACAGCGAGGAGGCGCGCGGCCGGGTGCGGGTCCAGGTCCACGACGACTTCCAGTTCCGCGGCGACGAGACGGCTTTCCTGTTCGTGCTGTTCAACCTCATCAAGAACGCGCTGTACTACCTGGGGCCCTATCCGGGCATCCGGGTCGACATCACGGTCGGCGGCCACCTAGTGCGGGTGCGTGACAACGGGCCCGGCATGGCACCCGATGTGCTGGCCGGCCTGTTCGAGCCCTTCCGCACCGTCGGCAAGTCCGGCGGCACCGGGCTGGGCCTGTCGTACTGCCAGCGGGTGATGAAGGCGTTCGGCGGCGAGGTGCGCTGCGACTCGGTCCTGGGCCAGTTCACCGAGTTCAGCATGAGCTTCCCGGCGATCGGCGAGAACGACCGCGAGATCTACCGCGCCGCCGTGCTGGAGAAGGCGCGCGCCGCGCTGGCCGGCAAGCGCCTGCTGCTGGTGGAGGACGACGCCGCCCAGCGCATGACCACCCGCCACAAGCTGCGCCCGCTGGACATGGTGGTCGACGAGGCCCCCGACGGCCAGCGCGCGCTCGAACTGATGGCGCGCCATGCCTACGACCTGGTCCTGCTCGACCTGCACATGCCGGTGCTCGATGGCTACCAGGTGGCGCTGCGGGTGCGCCAGGGCCAGGTGCCGGCCAACCGCTACGTGCGTATCGTGGCGCACACCAGTGAGCCGGCGCACATGGCGCGGGTCAAGACGCAGCGCGCCGGCATGGACGGCTTCATCGGCAAGCCCTGCGCCCAGCTGCCGCTGGTCCAGGCGCTGCAGCGCGCCCTGGACGACCGCCGGGCCGGCCTGCCCGCGGCCTTGCCGCTGGAGGCACGGCGCGTCCTGCTGGCCGACGACAGCGCCTACAACCGGCGCACCGTCGCCGCCTATCTGCGCGAGGCCGGTGCCACGGTGCACGAGGTCGACCACGGCATGGGGGTGCTGGAAGAGCTGGACGGCGACGGCAGCTTCGACTTCGTGCTCATGGACCTGAACATGCCCGGCCTCGACGGCCTGGCCGCGGCGCGCACCATCCGTGCCAGCGGCAAGCCCTGGGCCTCGGTGCCCATCGTGGCGCTCACCGCGCATTCCGACACCTCGACTCTGGACGCCGCGCGGCAAGCCGGGATGGACGGCTTCCTGACCAAGCCGGTCGAGGCGGCCCAGCTGCTCGATGCCATCGCCCAGCTGCTGGCCGGTGCCAACCCGGTCCACCGCCCGGCGGCGCCGGCCCACCCGGCGCCGGAGGCCGAGGGGCCGCTGCTGAACGTCGCCCGGCTGGACAGCTACCGCCGTCTCGGCCTTCTCGACGAGCTGCTGGCCGACTACCTGCCCGAGATCCGCCGGCTGCTCGACGTGCTGGGCCAGGCAGTGCAGGACCGCGAATTGCCGCGGGCCCAGGATGCGCTGCACTCCCTGCTCGGCATGAGCGGCGAGGCGGGGGCGCTGGCGCTGTACCAGCGCGTGCGCCGCATCTATGTCCCGGTGCTGGAGGAGCGCCGCTGGCCCGACGTCCCCGACTGGCTGGCGCAGCTGCGCGCGCTGGCGGCCCGGACCGAGGACGCCTTGCGCGAATACGGGGCCTCCGCGGCCCCCATCGATTGA
- a CDS encoding hybrid sensor histidine kinase/response regulator, with the protein MFTDARSILFVDDEATSRKWFARSFGGEFEVSTAGSADEALALLAERGEQFAVLVTDYRMAGGDGLKLLRAVQREHRHLVRLLATAYAEKDVAIAAVNDGKVLRILEKPLEDGPTREALHEALNLARSQALERALNEGRVTALRETLGFLAHELNTPLATVRGLVASIAARHLPDAAGAAPGQAVFEEGQPGELLAALERAERRALYCQSLVSTFVQSARDAYPGAAPQTVGATTLVGSLLDEFPFEDQERHWVTSRARRDFSLPGRRDLLYLVLCTLAKNAVQALRGRPDPHLHIEIDCDTGPCGLPRGCIRFIDNGPGIAPEVLSRLTREPVTTRSAAGGNGMGLLFCQRVLQSAGGSVSVESTAGAGTTVHLAFERGVQPGPDPASA; encoded by the coding sequence ATGTTCACCGACGCCCGTTCCATCCTCTTCGTCGACGACGAGGCCACCTCGCGAAAGTGGTTCGCCCGCAGCTTCGGCGGCGAGTTCGAGGTCTCCACGGCCGGCAGCGCCGACGAGGCGCTCGCCCTGCTGGCCGAGCGCGGCGAGCAGTTCGCCGTGCTGGTCACCGACTACCGCATGGCCGGCGGCGACGGCCTCAAGCTGCTGCGCGCCGTGCAGCGCGAGCACCGGCACCTGGTGCGGCTGCTGGCCACCGCCTACGCCGAGAAGGACGTCGCGATCGCGGCCGTCAACGACGGCAAGGTGCTGCGCATCCTGGAAAAGCCGCTCGAGGACGGGCCCACGCGCGAGGCGCTGCACGAGGCCCTGAACCTCGCGCGCTCGCAGGCGCTGGAGCGGGCGCTGAACGAGGGGCGCGTCACGGCCCTGCGCGAGACGCTCGGTTTCCTGGCCCACGAGCTGAACACGCCGCTGGCCACGGTGCGGGGCCTGGTCGCCTCGATCGCCGCGCGCCACCTGCCGGACGCGGCGGGGGCGGCCCCGGGCCAGGCGGTGTTCGAGGAGGGCCAGCCGGGCGAACTGCTCGCCGCGCTGGAACGAGCCGAGCGCCGGGCGCTGTACTGCCAGTCGCTGGTGTCCACCTTCGTGCAGTCGGCCCGCGATGCCTATCCGGGCGCCGCGCCGCAGACCGTCGGGGCGACCACGCTGGTGGGCTCGCTGCTGGACGAATTCCCGTTCGAGGACCAGGAGCGGCACTGGGTCACCAGCCGGGCGCGGCGCGACTTCAGCCTGCCGGGCCGGCGCGACCTGCTGTACCTGGTGCTGTGCACGCTGGCCAAGAACGCGGTGCAGGCGCTGCGGGGGCGGCCCGACCCGCACCTGCACATCGAGATCGACTGCGACACCGGGCCGTGCGGCCTGCCGCGCGGCTGCATCCGCTTCATCGACAACGGCCCCGGCATCGCGCCCGAGGTGCTGTCACGGCTCACGCGCGAGCCGGTCACCACCCGGTCCGCCGCAGGCGGCAACGGCATGGGCCTGCTGTTCTGCCAGCGGGTGCTGCAGTCGGCCGGCGGCAGCGTGTCCGTCGAGTCGACGGCCGGCGCGGGCACCACGGTGCACCTCGCGTTCGAGCGCGGCGTGCAGCCCGGCCCCGATCCCGCATCGGCCTGA
- a CDS encoding 3-(methylthio)propionyl-CoA ligase, which produces MLGLMQSQPLLISSLIDHAERHGGDGEIVSRRVEGDIHRYTWRDVAQRARQVARALDGLNLLFSDRVATLAWNGYRHLELYFGVSGSGRVLHTINPRLHPDQIAWIANHAEDQVLCFDATFLPLVQAIHGRCPGIRQYVLLCDAGKVPAGTGIPGLVSYEDWIGAQPASYDWPSFDENSASSMCYTSGTTGNPKAALYSHRSTLLHAYAAALPDVMALSARDSVLPVVPMFHVNAWGIPYSAALTGCKLVFPGPALDGKSVYELIETEKVTYAAGVPTVWQMLLGHMKPDNLRFSTLKRTVIGGSACPPAMIRAFGEDYGVDVLHAWGMTEMSPLGTLCTLKNKHLAMPLEEQNRIRLKQGRAIFGVDMKIVDGAGQELAWDGRTPGDLYVKGPWIVREYFKGEGGDPLVDGWFPTGDVATIDADGFLQITDRSKDVIKSGGEWISSIDIENIAMSHPAVQMAACVGMPHPKWDERPVVAVVRRAGMELSRDELLRFYDGKIAKWQVPDDVVFVDAIPLGATGKMLKTRLRESLKGYKLPNT; this is translated from the coding sequence ATGCTCGGCCTGATGCAAAGCCAACCGCTGCTCATCTCGTCGCTGATCGACCATGCCGAACGCCACGGCGGCGACGGCGAGATCGTGTCGCGCCGGGTCGAGGGGGATATCCACCGCTACACCTGGCGGGACGTCGCGCAACGCGCGCGGCAGGTCGCGCGCGCCCTGGACGGCCTCAACCTGCTGTTCTCCGACCGCGTGGCCACGCTGGCCTGGAACGGCTACCGCCACCTCGAGCTGTATTTCGGCGTATCGGGGTCGGGCCGCGTGCTGCACACCATCAACCCGCGCCTGCACCCGGACCAGATCGCCTGGATCGCCAACCACGCCGAGGACCAGGTGCTGTGCTTCGACGCCACCTTCCTGCCGCTGGTGCAGGCCATCCACGGCAGGTGCCCCGGCATCCGCCAGTACGTGCTGCTGTGCGATGCGGGCAAGGTGCCGGCCGGCACCGGCATTCCCGGCCTGGTGTCGTACGAGGACTGGATCGGCGCCCAGCCGGCCAGCTACGACTGGCCGTCGTTCGACGAGAACTCGGCCTCGAGCATGTGCTACACGAGCGGCACCACCGGCAATCCCAAGGCGGCGCTCTACAGCCATCGCTCGACCCTCCTGCATGCCTACGCCGCCGCGTTGCCGGACGTCATGGCGCTGTCGGCGCGCGACTCCGTGCTGCCGGTGGTGCCGATGTTCCACGTCAACGCGTGGGGAATCCCGTATTCGGCCGCGCTCACCGGTTGCAAGCTGGTGTTCCCCGGCCCGGCGCTGGACGGCAAGTCGGTCTACGAGCTGATCGAGACCGAGAAGGTCACCTATGCGGCCGGCGTGCCGACGGTGTGGCAGATGCTGCTGGGGCACATGAAGCCGGACAACCTGCGCTTTTCCACCCTGAAGCGCACCGTCATCGGCGGCTCGGCCTGCCCGCCGGCCATGATCCGCGCCTTCGGCGAGGACTACGGCGTCGACGTGCTGCATGCCTGGGGCATGACCGAGATGAGCCCGCTGGGCACGCTGTGCACGCTGAAGAACAAGCACCTCGCGATGCCGCTCGAGGAGCAGAACAGGATCCGCCTGAAGCAGGGCCGCGCGATCTTCGGCGTGGACATGAAGATCGTCGACGGCGCCGGCCAGGAGCTGGCCTGGGACGGGCGCACCCCCGGCGACCTGTACGTCAAGGGCCCGTGGATCGTGCGCGAGTACTTCAAGGGGGAGGGCGGCGACCCGCTGGTCGACGGCTGGTTCCCCACCGGCGACGTGGCCACCATCGATGCCGACGGCTTCCTGCAGATCACCGACCGCAGCAAGGACGTGATCAAGTCCGGCGGCGAGTGGATCAGCTCGATCGACATCGAGAACATCGCCATGTCGCACCCGGCCGTGCAGATGGCCGCCTGCGTCGGCATGCCGCACCCGAAGTGGGACGAGCGTCCGGTTGTCGCGGTGGTCCGGCGTGCCGGCATGGAGCTGTCGCGCGACGAACTGCTGCGCTTCTACGACGGCAAGATCGCCAAGTGGCAGGTGCCCGACGACGTCGTGTTCGTCGACGCGATCCCGCTGGGCGCCACCGGCAAGATGCTCAAGACCCGGCTGCGCGAGTCGCTCAAGGGCTACAAGCTGCCGAACACCTGA